AACGAGACCTCCGCGAGTTTCTTCTCTATCGCCGGCCCCGAGATCATCTCGAAGTACTACGGCGAATCGGAGCAACAGCTACGGGAGATCTTCGAGGACGCCAGCGAGGAGTCCCCCTCTATCATCTTCATCGACGAGCTGGACTCCATCGCTCCGAAGCGCGAGGACGTGACCGGCGAGGTCGAACGCCGGGTCGTCGCCCAGTTGCTGACGATGATGGACGGCCTCGAATCGCGCGGCCAGGTCATCGTCATCGCCGCGACCAACCGCGTCGACAGCGTCGACCCCGCGCTGCGCCGCCCGGGTCGGTTCGACCGCGAGATCGAGATCGGCGTCCCCGACGAGGTCGGCCGCGAGGAGATCCTCCAGATCCACACCCGCGGCATGCCGCTGTCGGACGACGTGACGCTCGGTCGCCTCGCCGACGAGACCCACGGCTTCGTCGGCGCCGACATCGAGAGTCTGACGAAGGAGGCCGCGATGAAGGCGCTGCGTCGGTACCTCCCGGAGATCGACTTAGACGAGGAGGACATCCCACCGAGTCTCATCGACCGGATGATCATCAAGCGCGAGGACTTCCGCGGCGCCCTCAACGAGGTGAGTCCGAGCGCGATGCGGGAGGTCCTCGTCGAGCTGCCGAAGGTCTCCTGGGACGACGTGGGCGGCTTAGAGGAAGCCAAGGGCAAGGTCCAGGAATCGGTCGAGTGGCCGCTGAACAAGCCCCAGAAGTTCCAGCGAATGGGCATCGATCCGCCGAGCGGCGTCCTGCTGTACGGCCCGCCGGGCACCGGGAAGACGCTGATGGCCAAGGCCGTCGCCAACGAGACCGACGCCAACTTCATCTCGGTGAGAGGGCCGCAGCTGCTCTCGAAGTGGGTCGGCGAGTCGGAGAAGGCCATCCGCCAGACGTTCCGGAAAGCGAAGCAGGTCGCCCCGACGGTGATCTTCTTCGACGAGCTGGACTCGCTGGCGCCCGGCCGCGGCGGCGACGTGGGCAGTAACGTCTCCGAGCGCGTCGTCAACCAGCTGCTGACGGAACTGGACGGGCTGGAGGACATGGAGGACGTGATGGTCATCGGCGCGACCAACCGCCCGGACATGATCGACCCCGCGCTCATCCGCTCGGGTCGGTTCGACCGGCTCGTGATGATCGGCGAGCCCGACGTCGAGGGTCGCGAGCAGATCCTCCGCATCCACACGGAGGCCCAGCCGCTCAGCCCCGACGTGAGCCTGCGCGAACTCGCCGAGATCACCGACGGCTACGTCGGCTCCGACTTGGAGTCGATCGGCCGCGAGGCCGCCATCGAGGCGCTCCGCGAGGACGACGACGCCGAAGTCGTCGACATGCGCCACTTCCGCCAGGCGCTGGACAACGTCCGCCCCACGATCACCGACGACATCCGCGACTACTACGAGCAGATGGAAGAGGAGTTCAAGAGCGGCGGCCAGAGCCGACAGGGCCCCCGCTCGGGCGGCCGGATCGGCTTCCAGTAAGGGCGCTATCCTTCGCTCCCGAATTTTCTCGGTCGCGTCGATTTTTCGCGTCTCGTGGATCACCCCGAACCCCGAGCGCCGACGGCGTTCCTTTAAGTCATTCTCGTCACAACGGATAGTAGTAAGAGGAGTTCTGCCGAGTCTCAGGCGTCTAGCAGTTGCTTCGTCCCCGCTAACCCGCGAAGGTGTCACGGACCATCTCGCACGGCTACGCGCAGCCTGGCGGACGGGACGAGCGACGGACAAGCAGGTCGTGCCACAGAAAGTGACGACTCCCCAACACTGAATATCGAGCCGGCGAGACAGCGTGTATGCAGCGAGTCGTGGGGCGATACGTCGACGACCTGACGAGCGAGACGGAGGTGCGCTGGGTGTTCTACCGGGTCGCGGCCGTCTTTACCGCGCTGTGGGTCGCGGTCGTGCTCCTCGCGCAAATCGTCCTGTTTCTGTGGACAGGAGAAAGCGGGGCCGTGGAGGCGGGGCTTCCTGGCCCCATCGAGGTGCCCCTCGGGGCGGCTATCGTGAGCGCCGTCTGTATTCCGAACGCCGGGCTCGTCGGCGGGTGGGTCTGGAGCCGGCTGACCCGACGGTGGCCACCGGTGACGGCGAGGCGCGGGACGGTTCTGGGCGCGGTCATCGGACTCTCGACCTACGTCACTGCGACGGTTCCGTTCGCCGCCGCGTTCGCCCTGTGGGACCACGGATGGCGGGGATTCGGACTTCGAGCGTTCCTGTGGGGCGACTTCACGACCGCCCCGTCGGTCTTCCTCGACGACGTGACCGAAGCGCTGATGCGATTCCCCGGCTTCCTGCTCGTCGGCTCGGTCGTCACCCTCGGGATACCGCTCCTCCTCAGTACCGCCGTCGGACGCGCGCTCGGAACGGCCGCCGAACGCGAGCGAGCGACGTGAGCTTCGGGACCCCTCCCGACTGCTCGGTCACGTCACGAACTTCGACCGCTGACGGTGTTGGTTTAAGTCACTCTCGTCACAACGGGTTAAAGTAAGAGGAGTTCTGTGGGAATCGGAAAGCGATCAGCGGACGATCTCCCCCGATTGGCCGACCGGAAGACGACGCTCCGAGCCCCCACCGAGAGCTGCTTTAAATCATTCTCGTCACAACGGTATTTAATAAGAGGATTTTTGCGGAACCCACGACCGGCCAGCGACCGCGCCGTGTCGGGCCGCTCGGTCCACGCCGTCTCCTGATCCCGTTCCGCTCGCCGCCGATTCTTCAAATCATTCTCGTCACAACGGGATACAATAAGAGGAGTTCAGTGGGACCTGCGACCGGCCAGCGGTCGCACAGTCACTGTTCGTCCGACGCCGACCGCGCGACCCGGGTCCGTCGGTCCGGCCCACGAATCAACGTTCGGGTCGTGCAGTTCTATTCTTTAAGTCGTTCTCGCGACAACGGTCTACAGTAAGAGGAAGTCGTCGATTCTCACTGCGCCATCTCACTGCCTAGCCGGAGGTTTCTATAGTCGCGAGGGAGAAGGCGGACGAAATGAACGGGGGACGCGACAGGGCCGACCACGGACTGCGGACCAGCAGCGAGCCGGTCGACCCGCGCGCGGAACGGGACGTGAGCACGCGGCCGGGCGACGGGTCGCTCGGGCGAGTCGAGGCGGTCAAAGACGAGGCGTTCCGGCGCTGGGACGTGACGACGCCGAGCGCGACGCTCATCGGTCGGGCCGAGAACCCCGACGAGGACGTGAGCGAGAACCTCCGGCGGCTGCACGACGAGCAACACCCGGCGATGGCGGGCCACGCCGAGCGGATGCACCGCCTGGAGAAGGCGCGGATCACCCACGCGTTCTGTAATCGGCTGGCGCTGACGCCGTGGGAGCGCGACCGAGCGCTGGGCATCATGACCGATCTGGACCTCACCGTCTTCGGCAGCCAGCGCGCCATCCAGAAGGTCGCGCTGGTCGTGATCCAGCACGTCGTCGACGACGAGCGCCAGCGTATCCTGGGGCTGCAGGACCAGGAGTGGATCGCCGAGCAGCCGCCCGAGTCGCTGGCCGACCTCCACGAGCGCTTCGACTCGATCAAGGAGGACCCCCGGTATCGGACGCTGATGGACCTGGTCGGCCTGGACGTGACGAGCGTCAACCGGTTGGCGCGGACGCTCCGGGAGCAACTGGACGAGCAGGACCTGCGCGGGGCGGTCTTCGGTCGGAACCCGCACCGCGACCCGAGCCTGCCGCAGATCCGCGACCGTGACCCGACCGAGGTTCCGAAGTCCGACGGCGATCCGACCGCCGAGTGACTCGCCGGCCGGCTCCCCGGCAGGAACCCTCAGCGACCCCGTTCTCGTCTCCCCCTGGCCGTGACCTTGCCGAGGCCCCCATCAGGTTCTTCTCCGTCGCCGTCCAACGGTAGCTACGGTTCCACATGACAACCACAATCGAGATCGACGACGACCTCGCCGAGCGCATGGAGGCCCACCTCGAAGCGGACGAATCGCTCGCCGAACTGGTCGAAGAGCTCGTCAACGTGTACGAGGCGGAAGGCGCCTTCCTCCAGGAAGGCTACTCGGAGTAACGTCGTCGGTCGACCGAGAAGCGGGGACGGGGCGTTCACAGCGAGCCGCCGCGGCGTCGGTCGGTTCGTCGAGTCGGTCGACGACCTGGTGTCGTGGACGGGACTACAGCTCGCCGAGCTTGCGGAGCAGCTGGCCGCGGTACTCCTCGTCGGCCTGAACGTCCTTCAGTTCGAGGACGTTGCGTTCGAGCTTGTCGAGGGCGACGCCGAAGGCGGAGTCGGCGCCGTACCCCTCGCCGGAGCCGGCGGCCTGACCCTTGTTGGTGCGCAGGCGGATCTGCGCGCGGATCAGCGGCGTGCCGCGAAGCTTCTCCTTGTGCTCGTGGAAGCGAACGTGGCAGTGCTGGACCTGCATGGCCTGGTACTTGTCGGCGACGCGCTCGATGCGCTGGCGGATGTCCTCGCGGCTGATCGTGTCCAGCAGCTTGATGTTCGTGATCTGGACGTCCATGTGCTCCTCTTCGGTGAACGTCAGCGCGCGGAGCACGTCGGTCTTGGTGAGGATGCCCTCGACGACGCTGTCGTCGTCTTCCGGCGTGACGACGAGCCCGGCGTAGTCGCTGTCGAGCATGCGCTGGACGGCGTCGCGGACGGACTCGTCGAGCGTCGTCGTGGCGACCGGACTGGACATCTCGTCGTAGACGGGCAGGTCGAGCACCCGCTCGATGTCACCGGCGCGCTCGCCGCGGGTGGCCTTGTCCATGTCGCGGACGACGATGTCGACGATGTCGTGGCGGGTGACCATCCCCGAGAGGGTGCCACCCTCGTCGAGCACGGGGAGCCGGGAGATCCCGTGTTCGCGGAGGAGGTTGATCGCCTGGCCGACGTTGGTGTCCTCGGTGACCGTGATCACGTCGTCCGTGTAGATGTCGCCGACCGCGAGGGCGTCGAGGTTCTCTAGGACCGCCTCGAGGATCGCGTCCTCGGTGACGATCCCCCAGAGACGACCGGCCTCGAAGACGGGGGCGACCTTGGTCCCGCCTTCGACGAGGACGCGGGCGACCTCGCGCACGTCGTCGGTGCGCTCGACCTTGGGGGCCGGCTGCATCATCGCGCTGGCCTTCGTGTTGTCTTCGATGTGAGACTGCACCAACTGTTTCTGCGTGACGATCCCAGCGTACTCGCCGTCGTCGGTGACGATCAGGCCCTTGGGGTTCTCTCGCTCGAACTTCGACCGGACTTTGCCCAGGCGCTCGTCCACGTCGACCGTGACGTACTCGCTGGTGGCAATATCAGCAATATCCATCTGAATCTCCCATTCCGAAAGTTCGACGCCGACACTATTCAAACTTGGCGAACCCTCCCACGAACCGACAATCCCGGGACCGGACCCTCCTCGCCCGATCGACCACCCACATCCCGACCCGTCTCGGTCCGCGACCCCGCAGGGTAGTAGGTCCCTTCCGTGCAGTACACTACACCTAACTCCGCGATCGATCCGCTGGTGCGACCGATCGCCGTCTCCGCCCGTCTCCCGGCCGGATACTGCTCGCGACCCGGCGAATTGATTTCGACGATAGTCGAATAATATTACGACTTTAATCGAAGACAACTGTTCGCCGGAATATCGAAAGCAGTCCGGAACTGGAGTTTACGTTCGTTCAAATTCTGGCCCGTATTGGCGGCATGACAAACACAAACATGGGCAAATCGGGAAAAACAGCAGAAGTTTTTTCATCTCCCCGCTCACTGGATAGTGTACGATGACGGGGACACAGCCGCGGATCGAACTGTACGTCCGGTCGCTGCTTCCGGACGGCGCCCACAATCGACAGGAAGCGGTCGTCGACCGTCTCGAACGCCTCGACGCCGAGGGCGAGATCGAGGGGTACTCGGTCATCGTCTGGGGCAAACAGATCGCACGCGACTCGACGGGTGCCCGCACCGAGGAAGGCGAGTACATCCTGAATCGCGTCGCGGAGTTCAAGCAGTGGGCGCTGTCGAACAACGTCTCGCTGGAGTCGTTCTACCAGAAACACGACGTCGCCAACGACGCGACCGACGAGCCTTACTCGGCCATCGTCCTCCCCGTGATGGGCCTGGCGGAGTACGAGGGCGAGGAACTGCGCCACGTCGCCCCCTGTACCGCGGGCGACGAAGTCCACACCATCATGGACCGCCTCGACCGCCTCGAGCGCGGCGAACCGGCCGCAGTCGAGCAGTCCCGCGACGTATCGATCCTCTCCGACTGACCGGTCTCCCCCGTCACTCACGCTCTCTCACCGGCGAGCGGTAGCGAACGCGCCGCCGGCCGTCGCTTGCCCACCCCTGCGCTCGCAGGGGCGCGACACATCTATCCGACGCCCCTCCTCCCGAAGGCAATGGCAAACCGCACCGCGGGCTCGCTGAACAAGCTCGGTATCGTCTCGACGCTCGTCGACGCCGCGCTGGCGTTCGCACGCGGCCGCCCCAAGAGCGGCGCCCTCCTCGTCGCCGCCGCGGCGCTCTCCTCGAAGGTGCCCGGGCTCGGCACGCTCACGTCGGTCGCGCTCCGAATCGCCCGCCGACTGCGGTGACGGCTCGGCCCCGCCCCCGAGCGCTCGGGTGACGACGCCTCAACAGACGACTACAGTCGTGTAGACGGCGTCCTCGGGGCCGGCGTGGACGTCGACGCCGACCAGTTGGTTCTCGGGTTCGACGAACCCGCCGGCCTCTGCGGCGTAGCCGTCGGCCAGCGCTCCGGCCAGCGCGTCGGGCGAGTCGAGCGCCGCGTCGTCCTCACCGAACGAGCGGTCGAACACGGTGAGTCTGCCGATCTGCTCGCCGCAGGTACCGTCGAGTGCTCGCCCAAACCGCTCGTCGCTCGGTCGCGACCCGGTACCGGCGAGTTCGCTGACCCACCCCTGATTGTACAGCCGGGCCGCGTCGTCCACGTTCCCGTTTCGCTCGTACTCGCCCAGTCCCGCCCCGGCTCGTCGGTCGTTCAACTCGGCGACGAACGCCGTCTCCGTCTCGCCCAGGTCGACGCCGCGATACTCGCTCGCGCTGCCCGGCACGCTGTCCATCCCGGGGAGGGTGATAATCCCCAGCAGCGCGAGCACGAGGACCGTCCCGGCGACTAGCGCGAACGCCAGCCCGACGGCGTAGCGGGCGTTCAGCAGATCGAGGTAGGAGGTCCCGCCGAGTTCCTCGGCGTAGTCGGCCTCGTCGGGAATCGTCCGCTCCAGCTCGGCGTTCCCGCAGCGACTGCACGGCGGCGAGTTCTTCTGGTGGACTCGCCCGCACTCCGGACAGACCCACACCGGTTCGCGCTCGTGGTCGGGGTCCTCGGGCGCGACCGGGACGACGGCCTTCTCGAACTTGTGGTGGCCGCAGTTGTCACACGGCGGGTCGTTGCGCTCGTGCGGCTTGTCGCACCACGCGCAGCGCCACTTGGCCGACCCACCGGTGTCGGTCCCGGAGGCCCCGCTCGCACCGTCCGCGCCGTCCGGACTGTCGCCCTCGCTCATCTCACAGTCGAACGGGCACGTCGTGGTCGTCCAGGTAGCCCTTCGCCTCGTCGATCGAGTACTCGTCGAAGTGGAAGATCGACGCCGCCAGCGCCGCGTCCGCACCGGCGTCGGTGAACACCTCTTGCATGTCTTCCGGGCCGCCACAGCCAGAAGAGGCGATCACGGGCGTCGAGACGGCGTCACAGACCGCCGCCGTCAGCGGTACGTCGTAGCCGTCTTTCGTCCCGTCGGCGTCGATCGAGTTGACGAACAGCTCGCCCGCGCCGCGTTCCTCCGCTTCCTCGGCCCACGACACCACGTCCGTGCCGGTGCCTTCGCGGCCGCCCTTGACCGTGCACTCGAACCAGCAGGACTCGCCGTCGACCTCGACGTAGTGCTCGCCGCCCTCGTCGAAGCGCCGTCGCGCGTCCACGCTGATGACGATACACTGGTTGCCGAAGGCGCGAGCGCCCTCGGTGATGAGTTCCGGGCGCTCCAGCGCGCCCGTATTGATCGACACCTTGTCCGCGCCCGCCCGGAGCGTCTCCTTGACGTCTTCGCGGGTGCGGATGCCGCCGCCCACGGTCAGTGGGATGAACACCTCGTCGGCGACCTGCGAGACGGTGTCGAGCATCGTCTCGCGGCCCTCGGCGCTGGCCGTGATGTCGAGGAAGACGAACTCGTCCGCGCCGGCCTCGTTGTACTTTTTGGCCATCTCTACGGGGTCGCCCGTGTAGGCCAGGTCCTCGAAGTTCACCCCGGTGTACACCGCCGCCTCCCCGTCGTCGTCGAGATCGACGTCGATACAGGGGATGATCCGCTTCGTCAGTCCCATCGATACGTACGACTCGGGCGGCGAGTGGCAAAAGGTATCCGCTCTCCCCGGCCGGCCGCTCCGAGCCCGGCGCCGACTACGCGACGCTGCCCGACCGCGAGACCGGTCTGCCCGGTGGTATCCGGAGAATACTTTTGAGGCGGATCGGCGATAGCCCGGACGATGAACCGGCCAGTCAGTGCGGTCGCCGCCGGCGCCGTCGGGACGATGGTCATGTCGGCGGCACTGGCGATCTTCGAGGTCCAGACCCGCTACGCCATCGGTATCTTCGCAGCCATCGCCCGGTTCGTTCGGGTGCCGGACAACCTCTTCGCCGGCTTCCTCGTCTACGTCCTGGTCGGGACCGTCGCCTGGCCGCTGTTGTTCGTGAGTCTGAAGCCGTACGTCCCGCTGGATCTCGACCCCGCCGTCGCGGGCATGCTGTTCGCGCTCCCGCTGTGGATCGCCTTCGCGATCGTCGGCCGCGGCGACGTCACCGGCGCGATCGTCGTCCTCTTCGTCGCGTTCACGCTGATCGCCCACCTCGTCTACGGGTTCGTCCTCGGTGCGGTGTACGCGAGCCTCGCCGACGAACACGCGTAGGCGCTCGTTAGGTCGACCCCATCGGCGGGTAAGTCGAGCCGACCGGACGATGCCCGACGTATACTTTTCCCGCCGCTTTCGCAACACTCGACAGCACCCGGGGCCCCATGTCCGCACTACTCTCGACCCTCGCGGTGATCGCCCCCTGTATCCTCGTGGCAGCCGTCTGGCACCGAACGGACCCCTTCGCCGACTCCCGGGGACGAGGAGACGCGTCCGCCGGCCAGCCTGTCGACGGCGGTTCCGCCGACGCCACACCGACCACCGACGGCGGGACGATGCGGACGAAGCCCCTCGGTCCGCGCCGCTGGCTGACGACCGTCGACCACCGCGACGTGGGCCTGCTGTACCTGGCGTTCGGGACTATCGCCGGTCTCTGGGGCGGGATGGAC
This DNA window, taken from Halosimplex litoreum, encodes the following:
- a CDS encoding CDC48 family AAA ATPase, whose amino-acid sequence is MNEVQLEVAKAYPNDSGRGIARLDPDTLLHLKLSPGDIIEIEGSEVTAAKVWRADRQDWNTDTVRIDGFTRQNADVGIGERVEIRKADAEKADKLVLAPPEEASVQFGSDAAGMVKRQILKRPVVERDIVPVMSSTNHPFMRSPGQAIPLIAVETEPEGVCLITEDTEVELREEPISGFEKTGGGITYEDIGGLQNEIQRVREMVELPMKHPQIFKKLGIEPPQGVLLHGPPGTGKTLLAKAVANETSASFFSIAGPEIISKYYGESEQQLREIFEDASEESPSIIFIDELDSIAPKREDVTGEVERRVVAQLLTMMDGLESRGQVIVIAATNRVDSVDPALRRPGRFDREIEIGVPDEVGREEILQIHTRGMPLSDDVTLGRLADETHGFVGADIESLTKEAAMKALRRYLPEIDLDEEDIPPSLIDRMIIKREDFRGALNEVSPSAMREVLVELPKVSWDDVGGLEEAKGKVQESVEWPLNKPQKFQRMGIDPPSGVLLYGPPGTGKTLMAKAVANETDANFISVRGPQLLSKWVGESEKAIRQTFRKAKQVAPTVIFFDELDSLAPGRGGDVGSNVSERVVNQLLTELDGLEDMEDVMVIGATNRPDMIDPALIRSGRFDRLVMIGEPDVEGREQILRIHTEAQPLSPDVSLRELAEITDGYVGSDLESIGREAAIEALREDDDAEVVDMRHFRQALDNVRPTITDDIRDYYEQMEEEFKSGGQSRQGPRSGGRIGFQ
- a CDS encoding DNA-directed RNA polymerase subunit epsilon, whose translation is MNGGRDRADHGLRTSSEPVDPRAERDVSTRPGDGSLGRVEAVKDEAFRRWDVTTPSATLIGRAENPDEDVSENLRRLHDEQHPAMAGHAERMHRLEKARITHAFCNRLALTPWERDRALGIMTDLDLTVFGSQRAIQKVALVVIQHVVDDERQRILGLQDQEWIAEQPPESLADLHERFDSIKEDPRYRTLMDLVGLDVTSVNRLARTLREQLDEQDLRGAVFGRNPHRDPSLPQIRDRDPTEVPKSDGDPTAE
- a CDS encoding DUF7557 family protein encodes the protein MTTTIEIDDDLAERMEAHLEADESLAELVEELVNVYEAEGAFLQEGYSE
- a CDS encoding CBS domain-containing protein; the protein is MDIADIATSEYVTVDVDERLGKVRSKFERENPKGLIVTDDGEYAGIVTQKQLVQSHIEDNTKASAMMQPAPKVERTDDVREVARVLVEGGTKVAPVFEAGRLWGIVTEDAILEAVLENLDALAVGDIYTDDVITVTEDTNVGQAINLLREHGISRLPVLDEGGTLSGMVTRHDIVDIVVRDMDKATRGERAGDIERVLDLPVYDEMSSPVATTTLDESVRDAVQRMLDSDYAGLVVTPEDDDSVVEGILTKTDVLRALTFTEEEHMDVQITNIKLLDTISREDIRQRIERVADKYQAMQVQHCHVRFHEHKEKLRGTPLIRAQIRLRTNKGQAAGSGEGYGADSAFGVALDKLERNVLELKDVQADEEYRGQLLRKLGEL
- a CDS encoding HTH domain-containing protein; its protein translation is MTGTQPRIELYVRSLLPDGAHNRQEAVVDRLERLDAEGEIEGYSVIVWGKQIARDSTGARTEEGEYILNRVAEFKQWALSNNVSLESFYQKHDVANDATDEPYSAIVLPVMGLAEYEGEELRHVAPCTAGDEVHTIMDRLDRLERGEPAAVEQSRDVSILSD
- the hisF gene encoding imidazole glycerol phosphate synthase subunit HisF, with translation MGLTKRIIPCIDVDLDDDGEAAVYTGVNFEDLAYTGDPVEMAKKYNEAGADEFVFLDITASAEGRETMLDTVSQVADEVFIPLTVGGGIRTREDVKETLRAGADKVSINTGALERPELITEGARAFGNQCIVISVDARRRFDEGGEHYVEVDGESCWFECTVKGGREGTGTDVVSWAEEAEERGAGELFVNSIDADGTKDGYDVPLTAAVCDAVSTPVIASSGCGGPEDMQEVFTDAGADAALAASIFHFDEYSIDEAKGYLDDHDVPVRL
- a CDS encoding DUF6789 family protein, which codes for MNRPVSAVAAGAVGTMVMSAALAIFEVQTRYAIGIFAAIARFVRVPDNLFAGFLVYVLVGTVAWPLLFVSLKPYVPLDLDPAVAGMLFALPLWIAFAIVGRGDVTGAIVVLFVAFTLIAHLVYGFVLGAVYASLADEHA